The Caulobacter sp. FWC2 region GGGATAGCAGAGGGCGGGCCGGGGCGCAAAGGCTTCGGCTAAGCCCCTGGCTTCCGCAGCTTCGGCGTCACGGTCACGGTCATCAGGCGGGCGTTGCGGATGACCAGGAACGCGGTGGCGCGGCCGATGCTGTGGTGGTCTAGGGCGCGAAGCAGGTCGTCGAGGCCGGTCAGGATCTGGTTTCCCGCCGCGACCAGCAGGTCGCCTTCCTTGATCCCGGCCTTGGCGGCCGGTCCGCCGATGTCGACGTGGGCGACATAGACCGCATAGGGCTGCTGGACGCCCGTCGCCCGCGCCAGGGTCGGCGGGATCGGGGCCTGCTGGGCGATCAGGCCGATCGAACCGCGCCGCACATGGCCATGCTCCAAGAGTTCGGCGATCACGAAGCGGGCGGTGTTGGCCGCCACCGCGAAGCACAGGCCCTGGTAGCCGGCGATGATGGCGGTGGCGATGCCGATCACCTCGCCGGTCGAATTGACCAGCGGGCCGCCGCTGTTGCCGGGATTGAGCGCCGCGTCGGTCTGGATAAGGTCCTCGATCAGCCGGCCGCGCTCGCCGCGCAAGGACCGGCCCATGGCCGAGACGACGCCGGTGGTCACCGTGGCCTCGAAGCCCAGCGGCGCGCCGATGGCGATGACCAGCTGGCCGCGCCGCAGCTTCTTGGAATCGCCCAGCCGGGCCACCGGGATGTCGGCGGCCTGGTCGATCTTGATGACGGCCAGATCGGTGTCGGGATCGTCGCCGATGCAGCGGGCGGTGAAGTTTCGGCCCTCGGCCGTGATGACCACGAAGCGGCTGGCCCCCTGGATCACATGGCTGTTGGTCAGAATCAGCCCGCTTTCACCGATAGCGAAGCCCGAGCCGACGCCGGACATCCTGGGGTCTTCCAGCATCGGATGGATGCGCACCACGCTGGGGCCAACCCGTTCGACGGCGCGGACCACGGCGTTGGAATAGGCGTCCAGCAGGTCGCCGTCGGGCAGGGCGCAGTAGCCGCCCTCGACCTCGAGCGCCTTGCCCGTGTCGAACACGAACTGCGCGCCCTCGGGATAGGCCAGGATCTCGTGCGCCCGCGCCTTCACCGGCTGCCTGGCGCGCGCGAAATCCCGGTACTTGCGCCCCTTGAGCATGCGGTCCCCACCCAGCCGTTAAACAAGGTTAACGGGGCGGGGGCGGAGGGGAAAGGGTTTCGTGCGCCGCGCGATCCCCCTCCGCCGGCGTTCGCCGGTC contains the following coding sequences:
- a CDS encoding S1C family serine protease, with product MLKGRKYRDFARARQPVKARAHEILAYPEGAQFVFDTGKALEVEGGYCALPDGDLLDAYSNAVVRAVERVGPSVVRIHPMLEDPRMSGVGSGFAIGESGLILTNSHVIQGASRFVVITAEGRNFTARCIGDDPDTDLAVIKIDQAADIPVARLGDSKKLRRGQLVIAIGAPLGFEATVTTGVVSAMGRSLRGERGRLIEDLIQTDAALNPGNSGGPLVNSTGEVIGIATAIIAGYQGLCFAVAANTARFVIAELLEHGHVRRGSIGLIAQQAPIPPTLARATGVQQPYAVYVAHVDIGGPAAKAGIKEGDLLVAAGNQILTGLDDLLRALDHHSIGRATAFLVIRNARLMTVTVTPKLRKPGA